The Montipora foliosa isolate CH-2021 chromosome 1, ASM3666993v2, whole genome shotgun sequence genome has a window encoding:
- the LOC137979566 gene encoding uncharacterized protein, with product MATSCLAEESEKTSTNKYFQWTTDHDVIMCREVLVSEPYKFKLRTPERGQAWESVAQQLNSIHQPIFRVTTRSVRDRFSLLSTKYAHKLRMEEKASGIEVEQSELEKLIEEILEREKNAKNELESKDREKKSKAEKEKASAEEVRKQAMERMAKRKGDDEENKEKKPKIRRSTADAIDYLREKSSNEREYRKEELEIRKREIQLQAEKQDQTQRQQQAMFSAMMAQIQQQQQQQQNMMSLMKTLMENHKKA from the exons ATGGCTACCTCGTGCCTGGCAGAAGAATCCGAGAAAAC ATCGACAAACAAGTACTTTCAGTGGACGACAGACCACGATGTTATCATGTGTAGGGAAGTGCTCGTGAGTGAACCGTACAAATTCAAGCTAAGGACCCCTGAAAGAGGGCAAGCATGGGAATCTGTGGCCCAGCAGCTCAACAGCATTCATCAGCCGATATTCAGGGTAACTACCAGATCTGTGCGTGACCGGTTTTCGTTGCTATCGACAAAATATGCACACAAATTAAGAATGGAGGAGAAAGCTTCTGGAATCGAGGTGGAGCAGTCAGAGCTAGAGAAACTGATAGAGGAAATTTTAGAGCGAGAAAAGAACGCCAAAAACGAACTGGAGTCAAAAGACCGTGAAAAGAAGAGTAAGGCGGAGAAGGAAAAGGCTTCAGCAGAAGAAGTCAGGAAACAAGCGATGGAGAGAATGGCCAAACGAAAAGGTGATGatgaggaaaacaaagaaaagaaaccaaagaTCAGACGAAGCACTGCTGATGCTATAGATTATTTGAGAGAGAAATCAAGTAACGAAAGGGAGTATAGGAAAGAGGAATTAGAGATCAGGAAGAGAGAAATCCAGTTGCAGGCTGAAAAGCAAGATCAAACTCAAAGGCAACAGCAGGCTATGTTTTCAGCAATGATGGCTCAAATtcagcagcaacaacagcaacaacaaaatatGATGTCACTCATGAAGACACTCATGGAAAATCACAAGAAAGCATGA